One window from the genome of Streptomyces sp. NBC_00091 encodes:
- a CDS encoding GNAT family N-acetyltransferase, protein MNEIEVVADQSEWRDGFEGRVLAGYRAAGCSEPLAQALLERALKGIDGWTVATDGAGWIAVGVTEDNGASVGRIHDLTVPQGREWAERWCAEHGAQRVEVRLTGGAGVFADYPVRGQNRMRLAAEQPELPPGLTVRRLTEEEYPGWYAGEEAAYIADIVRAGALTPEQAKEKSDKDFARYLPQGYLTPGHAFYAMEADGQVVGTGWVNHGFLPGVTFGFSLEVYQEHRGKGYGRAAMAVGEWATRQGGDEAMMFNVFGGNEVAMSLYDSTGFAVLDEFRSRPLVP, encoded by the coding sequence ATGAACGAGATAGAGGTCGTGGCTGATCAGAGCGAGTGGCGAGACGGATTCGAGGGGCGGGTGCTTGCGGGGTACCGGGCCGCCGGATGTTCGGAGCCCTTGGCCCAGGCCCTGCTGGAACGGGCTCTGAAGGGAATCGACGGCTGGACGGTGGCCACGGACGGCGCCGGGTGGATCGCGGTCGGGGTGACGGAGGACAACGGGGCGAGTGTGGGCCGGATCCACGACCTGACGGTGCCACAGGGGCGCGAGTGGGCGGAGCGCTGGTGCGCCGAGCACGGCGCGCAACGGGTGGAGGTCCGGCTCACCGGCGGAGCGGGAGTCTTCGCCGACTACCCCGTGCGCGGGCAGAACCGGATGCGTCTCGCGGCCGAGCAGCCCGAGCTGCCGCCGGGGCTGACGGTCCGCCGGCTCACCGAGGAGGAGTACCCGGGCTGGTATGCCGGCGAAGAGGCCGCGTACATCGCGGACATCGTCCGGGCCGGGGCTCTGACCCCGGAGCAGGCCAAGGAGAAGTCCGACAAGGACTTCGCCCGTTACCTCCCGCAGGGATACCTGACACCCGGTCACGCCTTCTACGCGATGGAGGCGGACGGCCAGGTGGTCGGCACCGGCTGGGTGAACCACGGCTTCCTGCCCGGCGTGACCTTCGGCTTCTCGCTGGAGGTGTACCAGGAGCACCGCGGCAAGGGCTACGGCCGGGCCGCGATGGCCGTCGGTGAGTGGGCCACGCGGCAGGGCGGCGACGAGGCGATGATGTTCAACGTCTTCGGGGGCAACGAGGTCGCGATGAGCCTGTACGACAGCACCGGCTTCGCCGTGCTGGACGAGTTCCGCTCTCGACCTCTGGTGCCGTGA
- a CDS encoding DMT family transporter, producing the protein MGFLLPVLFALFAALSNALATVLQRRASLTVPQSDGFRFGLVLDLLRRPLWLGGILAVIAAGVGQAVALATGALALVQPLFVLELPLALLIASLMARHRLPGALWLAVAGVVAGLGIVLVAAAPAGNRTHVPLDRWVLALGACAAAVAVLAVAGLRRPPGRMRAGCLGAATAVCYALTAALMKSAVHVLDGGGIGAFLTTWETYAFAASGICALLLLEHAMQGGPLVASQPALTLGDAGVSIALGVLLYEEHLRAQWWLVPQLLGLALICAGVLALARVAAPADAEGG; encoded by the coding sequence ATGGGCTTCCTCCTGCCGGTCCTCTTCGCACTCTTCGCGGCGCTCAGCAACGCGCTCGCGACGGTCCTCCAGCGGCGGGCGTCGCTCACCGTGCCGCAGAGTGACGGCTTCCGGTTCGGGCTCGTCCTCGACCTGCTGCGGAGGCCGTTGTGGCTCGGCGGGATCCTGGCGGTGATCGCGGCCGGCGTCGGACAGGCCGTGGCACTGGCCACGGGCGCGCTGGCCCTCGTACAGCCCCTGTTCGTGCTGGAGCTGCCGCTCGCCCTGCTGATCGCCTCGCTGATGGCCCGGCACCGGCTGCCGGGCGCGCTGTGGCTCGCCGTGGCGGGAGTCGTGGCCGGGCTCGGGATCGTGCTGGTGGCCGCCGCGCCGGCCGGGAACCGTACGCACGTTCCGCTCGACCGCTGGGTCCTGGCACTGGGGGCGTGCGCCGCGGCGGTGGCCGTGCTGGCCGTGGCCGGACTGCGGCGGCCGCCCGGCCGGATGCGGGCAGGATGCCTCGGCGCGGCCACCGCCGTCTGCTACGCGCTCACGGCGGCCCTGATGAAGTCGGCCGTACACGTACTCGACGGCGGCGGCATCGGCGCGTTCCTGACGACCTGGGAGACCTACGCCTTCGCCGCGAGCGGCATCTGCGCCCTGCTGCTCCTCGAACACGCCATGCAGGGCGGCCCGCTGGTCGCCTCGCAGCCGGCACTGACCCTCGGCGACGCGGGCGTCAGCATCGCGCTGGGGGTACTGCTGTACGAGGAACACCTGCGGGCCCAGTGGTGGCTGGTCCCCCAGCTCCTGGGCCTGGCCCTGATCTGCGCCGGCGTACTGGCCCTGGCCAGGGTCGCCGCCCCGGCCGATGCCGAGGGCGGATGA
- a CDS encoding vWA domain-containing protein, with protein sequence MSGNQNYINHVALVLDASSSMSHLSRKVVEVADQQIAYLARRSQELEQETRVTVYVFADKVECVIYDKDVLRMPSLKQMYRVGGMTALLAATLKSQRELAQTAQLYGDHSFLTFVLTDGQENASHRCLDAPARNPRELVQAVATMIETQQDNWTLAVLVPDQMGKREAMQCGFPKDNIAIWDATSTQGLEEAGQVIRQATENFMMGRAKGIRGSRAVFSTGTEAVNKDTIKAAGLTPVDASKYQLIPVAREAAIREWVIECGHTFRTGGVFYQLSKSEKIQAQKQIAVLEKKTDRVYTGPEARAMLGLPDTEVRVKPDHNDDFTIFVQSTSVNRKLVPNTRLLLMI encoded by the coding sequence ATGTCCGGAAACCAGAACTACATCAATCACGTTGCTCTTGTGCTGGATGCCAGTTCGTCCATGTCACACCTGAGCCGCAAGGTCGTCGAAGTCGCCGACCAGCAGATTGCCTATCTGGCCCGCCGATCGCAGGAACTGGAGCAGGAAACCCGCGTCACGGTCTACGTCTTCGCGGACAAGGTGGAGTGCGTCATCTACGACAAGGACGTGCTGCGAATGCCGTCCCTGAAGCAGATGTACCGGGTCGGCGGAATGACGGCTCTGCTGGCGGCCACGCTGAAGTCGCAGCGGGAGCTGGCGCAGACGGCCCAGCTGTACGGCGACCACAGCTTCCTGACGTTCGTACTGACCGACGGACAGGAGAACGCGAGCCACCGGTGCCTGGACGCCCCGGCCAGAAACCCGCGTGAACTGGTGCAGGCCGTGGCCACGATGATCGAGACGCAGCAGGACAACTGGACGCTGGCCGTCCTTGTGCCGGACCAGATGGGCAAGCGCGAGGCCATGCAGTGCGGTTTCCCGAAGGACAACATCGCCATCTGGGACGCCACGAGCACGCAGGGCCTGGAGGAGGCCGGGCAGGTCATCCGGCAGGCCACCGAGAACTTCATGATGGGCCGCGCCAAGGGCATCCGGGGATCGCGGGCGGTGTTCTCCACGGGTACCGAGGCGGTGAACAAGGACACCATCAAGGCAGCCGGTCTCACCCCGGTGGATGCGTCGAAGTACCAGCTGATTCCCGTGGCTCGCGAAGCAGCGATCCGGGAATGGGTCATCGAATGCGGGCATACCTTCCGCACCGGTGGTGTGTTCTATCAGCTGAGCAAGTCGGAGAAGATCCAGGCGCAGAAGCAGATCGCGGTGCTGGAGAAGAAGACGGACCGGGTGTACACGGGGCCGGAGGCCCGAGCCATGCTCGGCCTGCCGGACACGGAAGTTCGCGTCAAGCCGGACCACAACGACGACTTCACGATATTCGTGCAGAGCACCAGCGTGAACCGGAAGCTGGTACCGAACACGCGGCTACTGCTGATGATCTGA
- a CDS encoding pyridoxamine 5'-phosphate oxidase family protein, with amino-acid sequence MPAQGSAKQPTTELDARYSSALNPRPGAADVTPTEWARAQRQLEAAEIFWVSTVRPDGRLHVTPVIAAWREGVLYFSTGPGEQKARNLAHDGHCALTTGGNSLTAGLDLVVEGTAEPVAEPAVLEEVIAAYEAKYGAHITSPEGTFHGIGDAFRKGDAVVFAVAPATAYGFGRDDGVYTHTRWVF; translated from the coding sequence ATGCCAGCACAGGGATCCGCCAAGCAGCCCACGACCGAGCTCGACGCCCGCTACAGCTCCGCGCTCAACCCCCGCCCGGGTGCCGCGGACGTGACCCCCACCGAGTGGGCCCGGGCCCAGCGGCAGCTGGAGGCCGCCGAGATCTTCTGGGTGTCGACGGTGAGACCCGACGGCCGGCTGCACGTCACTCCCGTGATCGCCGCCTGGCGCGAAGGGGTGCTGTACTTCTCGACCGGCCCGGGAGAGCAGAAGGCGAGGAACCTCGCCCATGACGGTCACTGTGCGCTGACCACCGGGGGGAACTCGCTCACCGCAGGGCTCGACCTCGTGGTGGAGGGCACGGCGGAGCCGGTTGCCGAGCCGGCGGTGCTGGAGGAGGTGATCGCGGCGTACGAGGCGAAGTACGGGGCGCACATCACCTCGCCCGAGGGCACCTTCCACGGGATCGGGGATGCCTTCCGCAAGGGGGACGCGGTGGTCTTCGCCGTGGCCCCGGCCACCGCCTACGGCTTCGGCCGGGACGACGGGGTCTACACCCATACCCGGTGGGTGTTCTGA
- a CDS encoding HEAT repeat domain-containing protein — protein sequence MRRADVGWLSSHLDAQLCPPVVFGRLIRDEDPRLRHLGLLLLSERVTSGRTRDELEMAELAALLPLSADGPPEAELLLARLHERLGPYLREFRRPSWREAGLPARVQIAWLRAELLNDPTLIRDEPPGELLYQAVRQTTVTCTHRLEQLVNELVDSGDAVLQSVALRLARQGLHAGLLAPALVREHLISLLGADSSDIVAAALHELTEPWAALDSLPLGHLSAFLTADSATTQPKVAGAALEAAARHGHRGLLRQVIDDPDLPPGLRRRGMELLGDLADRGDIGALTAIAARDPLLFGGPAVTCLRGLHRRGHFPDGPHVPSIVGLALADHSIQPDQIATILFTCRQVMFQVLLDAPADDPSWPRRLTLLVALAGQGTGELPIGDAITRLLPSAPAPGPLLDALRALRHTDAEDAVIALLPSAPAAALNALEAIGGHRTTTALSEGLGLATQEDVGVIAPHLRAVRNDALEVLWHLTQDPSQRHALLVRLDPADLPARIAADLGGPDSREMALLSSHLDPDKPVAALCRLAAHGDAGTLPVIADLLLRIVSELAASREPGAAAPRLDSGQPPGEPVVPQEILDAVHGLGRRLHERKRIRPTCLLDAATAREAGHALVATTALDLLDRPGLSSGEQAILLELLLRAPYARTRARAHRLLRHRDRHVRKHAIALLARDATGDDAQALSATLIALTAAQDIQTVRQALLALGHARARWASTAIAACLGHPNMNIKKTAAEALVRAGTPMAVPVLLFWLGHHENPGLRGTLIEALRAILGDAYPATVLAAAEHSEAGRPRELLLEGLDRTLPARSVRALDDQASPVAATLLALVAAGRVGLASGTIEDLSTAMAHHGITAPAAPRPAVGIGADPDIRALTAQGWNRSVALAIANRDELAQPTQLRALRPMLPDWLRLAAREPAARTRVLRLTLRLCPAPWTTQELTAFARSTGVLLDGLAEASAGERNDLIALLEAVAPTLPAALKPAVVEAVRALPRVPGGDRSTLTLLRGLGAVLVRADLEQALAAARLGADPWQAETAVLRDAFAAPQSQAATTPAKAETKPETRNETKPETKAQAKPEADPWRAALDAAVRTPRALEELRRLSRQYDGTPGSRDRLTALIEVYASAGPEVRAALIDWMAATQPLDAPPWTITEETAHAPGPRPRSVRYDDLDQPRSTAQRERLLAMLSGSAPDRRHTAALALSQWPEPEARLPVLRAFLRGGVDVPVGVDLARTLSALDVTELRADGVLHDRVALAASRLDPRDLEPLVPLLLEWWEHDPPSSSSAAGRALSRVPADALAEHLGDRLEAGAWGFLDLLRGRCLLRTPALTRTSRRLRAEGRDDLADRLLLVEGPLRRPDSVRQDAAALAALRDRAGASSAGASQPPSRQELLDLARTGDPARIRQALTRLSEGHGGPEPDRDPGLRELIGELLRHPKPGVRLHAHRTSRAVLDRQTYLHHTSILLDDPQPDLVRTAIRTLCHAAWAPAIPAVTAMLEHPHPVVRKTAAEGLVAMGGPAIPALRHAAVHVRPDKRSLYTEVLERITTAAG from the coding sequence GTGCGTCGAGCTGACGTCGGCTGGCTGTCGAGCCATCTCGACGCGCAGCTCTGCCCGCCGGTCGTCTTCGGACGTCTCATCCGGGACGAGGATCCCCGCCTGCGGCATCTGGGACTGCTCCTCCTGTCCGAGCGCGTCACCTCGGGCCGGACGCGCGACGAGCTCGAGATGGCCGAGCTCGCGGCGCTGCTGCCGCTGTCGGCGGACGGACCCCCGGAGGCGGAGCTCCTCCTGGCGCGGCTCCACGAACGACTGGGGCCGTATCTCCGGGAGTTTCGCCGGCCATCGTGGCGCGAGGCCGGGCTGCCGGCCCGGGTCCAGATCGCCTGGCTGCGCGCAGAGCTGCTGAACGACCCGACGCTGATCCGGGACGAGCCCCCGGGCGAACTGCTCTACCAGGCCGTGCGGCAGACGACCGTCACGTGCACGCACCGCCTCGAGCAACTCGTGAACGAGCTGGTGGACAGCGGTGACGCGGTGTTGCAGTCCGTGGCGCTGCGGCTGGCCCGGCAGGGGCTGCACGCCGGTCTGCTGGCTCCCGCACTGGTGCGCGAACACCTGATCAGCCTGCTCGGCGCCGACAGCTCAGACATCGTCGCCGCTGCGCTGCACGAACTCACCGAACCCTGGGCGGCATTGGACTCCTTGCCGCTGGGACACCTGTCCGCCTTCCTCACGGCCGATTCGGCAACCACGCAGCCCAAGGTGGCCGGTGCCGCACTCGAGGCCGCGGCCCGTCACGGGCACCGCGGCCTGCTGCGGCAGGTCATCGACGATCCGGATCTGCCGCCGGGTCTTCGCCGGCGCGGGATGGAACTGCTCGGCGACCTGGCGGACCGCGGTGACATCGGCGCGCTGACGGCCATCGCCGCGCGGGACCCGCTGCTCTTCGGCGGGCCGGCGGTGACATGCCTGCGCGGGCTCCACCGGCGCGGGCACTTCCCGGACGGGCCGCACGTCCCGTCCATCGTCGGCCTGGCGCTGGCCGATCACTCGATTCAGCCCGACCAGATCGCGACGATCCTGTTCACTTGCCGACAGGTGATGTTCCAGGTCCTGCTGGACGCGCCCGCCGACGATCCCAGCTGGCCGCGCCGGCTCACGCTGCTGGTCGCCCTGGCCGGACAGGGGACCGGAGAGCTTCCGATCGGGGACGCGATCACCCGGCTCCTTCCCTCGGCTCCAGCGCCGGGGCCGCTCCTCGACGCGCTCCGGGCCCTGCGCCATACGGATGCCGAAGACGCGGTGATCGCCCTCCTGCCATCGGCGCCCGCAGCGGCCCTGAACGCTCTGGAGGCCATCGGCGGACACCGGACGACGACGGCGCTCAGCGAAGGGCTCGGCCTCGCCACGCAGGAGGACGTGGGCGTGATCGCGCCACATCTCCGCGCGGTACGGAACGACGCCCTCGAGGTGCTGTGGCATCTGACCCAGGATCCGTCCCAGCGGCATGCCCTCCTCGTCCGTCTCGATCCCGCCGACCTGCCGGCTCGTATCGCCGCGGATCTCGGCGGCCCGGACTCGCGGGAAATGGCCCTCCTGAGCTCCCATCTGGACCCGGACAAGCCGGTGGCGGCACTGTGCAGACTGGCCGCCCACGGCGACGCCGGCACACTGCCGGTCATCGCGGACCTCCTCCTGCGCATCGTGTCCGAGCTGGCGGCGTCCCGGGAGCCGGGCGCAGCCGCCCCGCGACTCGACAGCGGACAGCCGCCCGGGGAGCCCGTGGTGCCCCAGGAGATCCTGGACGCCGTACACGGCCTGGGCCGTCGTCTCCACGAGCGGAAACGGATCAGGCCGACCTGCCTGCTCGACGCGGCGACGGCACGAGAGGCCGGACACGCACTCGTCGCGACCACGGCACTGGATCTGCTGGACCGGCCCGGACTGTCGAGCGGCGAGCAGGCGATCCTGCTCGAACTCCTGCTCCGCGCCCCCTACGCGCGCACCCGTGCGCGAGCCCACCGCCTGCTGCGGCACCGCGACCGGCACGTGCGCAAGCACGCGATCGCGCTGCTCGCCCGCGACGCCACAGGGGACGACGCGCAGGCGCTGTCGGCGACCCTGATCGCGCTGACGGCCGCCCAGGACATCCAGACCGTCCGGCAGGCGCTGCTCGCCCTCGGCCACGCGCGCGCCCGCTGGGCCTCCACCGCGATCGCCGCGTGCCTCGGCCATCCGAACATGAACATCAAGAAGACCGCCGCCGAGGCCCTGGTCCGCGCGGGCACGCCCATGGCGGTACCGGTACTGCTCTTCTGGCTCGGTCATCACGAGAATCCGGGCCTACGCGGCACGCTCATCGAGGCGCTGCGCGCCATCCTCGGCGACGCGTACCCGGCGACCGTCCTCGCCGCCGCCGAACACAGCGAAGCCGGCCGCCCCCGCGAACTGCTGCTGGAAGGCCTCGACCGCACACTGCCGGCGCGCTCGGTGCGCGCACTGGACGACCAGGCATCACCGGTCGCAGCGACCCTGCTCGCCCTGGTGGCGGCCGGCCGGGTCGGCCTCGCCTCCGGGACGATCGAGGACCTGTCGACGGCCATGGCCCACCACGGCATCACCGCGCCCGCCGCCCCGCGGCCGGCGGTCGGCATCGGAGCGGACCCCGACATCAGGGCGCTGACGGCGCAGGGCTGGAACCGGTCGGTCGCGCTGGCCATCGCGAACAGGGATGAGTTGGCGCAACCCACCCAGTTGCGGGCGCTGCGGCCCATGCTGCCGGACTGGCTCCGCCTCGCCGCCCGTGAACCCGCTGCCCGAACTCGCGTACTGCGGCTCACGCTCCGGCTCTGCCCCGCACCGTGGACGACGCAGGAGCTGACGGCCTTCGCCCGGAGCACCGGGGTCCTGCTCGACGGGCTCGCCGAGGCCTCGGCCGGAGAGCGGAACGACCTCATCGCGCTACTCGAAGCGGTCGCCCCGACCCTGCCGGCGGCTCTGAAGCCGGCTGTCGTCGAAGCGGTACGCGCGCTGCCCCGCGTACCTGGCGGAGACCGGTCCACGCTGACGCTGCTCCGCGGCCTCGGCGCGGTGCTGGTCCGCGCCGACCTCGAGCAGGCACTCGCTGCGGCCCGGCTGGGCGCCGACCCCTGGCAGGCCGAGACCGCCGTGCTGCGGGACGCGTTCGCCGCCCCGCAGTCCCAAGCGGCCACCACGCCGGCGAAGGCCGAGACCAAGCCCGAGACCAGAAACGAGACGAAGCCCGAGACCAAGGCCCAGGCCAAGCCCGAGGCCGATCCGTGGCGAGCCGCGCTGGATGCCGCCGTGCGCACACCGCGCGCCCTGGAGGAATTGCGCCGACTCTCCCGGCAGTACGACGGCACCCCGGGCTCCCGGGACCGCCTGACCGCACTGATCGAGGTCTACGCCTCCGCCGGCCCCGAGGTCCGCGCCGCCCTCATCGACTGGATGGCGGCCACCCAGCCCCTCGACGCACCACCCTGGACCATCACGGAGGAGACCGCCCACGCACCGGGACCTCGACCGCGGAGCGTGCGCTACGACGACCTCGACCAGCCCCGTTCGACCGCGCAGCGGGAGCGCCTGCTGGCCATGCTGAGCGGATCCGCTCCGGACCGACGGCACACCGCGGCCCTGGCGCTCTCGCAGTGGCCCGAGCCCGAGGCCAGGCTTCCCGTGCTCCGGGCGTTTCTGCGGGGCGGCGTCGACGTACCCGTCGGCGTCGACCTGGCCCGCACACTGAGCGCCCTCGACGTCACGGAACTCCGCGCGGACGGCGTCCTGCACGACAGGGTGGCCCTCGCGGCGAGCCGGCTCGACCCCCGGGACCTGGAACCGCTGGTCCCGCTCCTGCTGGAATGGTGGGAGCACGACCCGCCCTCCAGCAGCTCCGCAGCCGGCCGGGCGCTGAGCCGGGTCCCCGCCGACGCGCTGGCCGAGCACCTCGGCGACCGCCTCGAGGCCGGCGCCTGGGGGTTCCTCGACCTGCTCCGCGGGCGTTGCCTGCTACGCACCCCCGCGCTGACGCGGACCAGCCGGCGGCTGCGTGCCGAAGGGCGCGACGACCTCGCGGACCGGCTGCTCCTCGTCGAGGGGCCGCTGCGCCGCCCGGACTCCGTACGGCAGGACGCAGCGGCGCTGGCAGCGCTCCGTGACCGTGCCGGGGCCTCGTCGGCAGGGGCGTCGCAACCCCCCTCCCGGCAGGAGCTGTTGGACCTGGCCCGTACGGGCGACCCGGCGCGGATACGCCAGGCACTCACACGGCTGTCGGAGGGGCACGGTGGCCCGGAACCGGACCGGGACCCCGGCCTGCGGGAGCTGATCGGCGAGCTGCTGCGCCACCCCAAGCCCGGGGTCCGCCTGCACGCCCACCGGACCTCGCGGGCCGTGCTGGACCGGCAGACCTACCTGCACCACACCTCGATCCTGCTGGACGACCCCCAGCCGGACCTGGTGCGCACGGCGATCCGGACGCTCTGCCACGCGGCCTGGGCACCCGCGATCCCCGCCGTGACGGCCATGCTCGAGCACCCCCATCCGGTCGTCCGCAAGACGGCGGCCGAGGGGCTCGTCGCCATGGGCGGGCCGGCGATCCCCGCTCTCAGACATGCCGCCGTCCACGTCCGCCCCGACAAGCGGTCCCTCTACACGGAGGTCCTCGAACGGATCACCACCGCAGCCGGGTAG
- a CDS encoding YhgE/Pip domain-containing protein, whose protein sequence is MPHPTPPSVLRRPQLWIGTGLIAAVVSILFALLYVGGNVNPRGNLRDLPVALVNSDAGADAGGRRVNLGEQVVAGIEKAAKDDKSFDWQLVSREEADKLLGRGKVYGALVIPEDFSATVTALAAPQPAPQGKAAPPTLTVLTNQAAGSIGSSMSSQAAQKAAHAASAQLGQELLKQAGAQKTPLPTAAQLKLADPVTVTVADGHPLGSRSAMGLSAFYYALVLVVCGMLGANLVNSQVDTALGYVHTDFGPFRKREPVQHTSRVRTLAIGMTLMLGLSVLMGTLVQVATVGILDMDASHLGLLWVYSVATIAVVGIGSLALFAAFGTPGMLLATIVFIAMAVPSSGATVPIQALPGFFRGLAEFEPLRQVTEGLRSLLYYGAQADAGLTRAWAAMGIALVTALAFGFAVAHLYDRRGLHRIPRPDADTEAAVPATNVVVDAV, encoded by the coding sequence ATGCCTCACCCCACGCCCCCCTCCGTGCTCCGCCGACCCCAGCTATGGATCGGTACGGGACTCATCGCCGCAGTCGTCTCGATCCTGTTCGCCCTGCTCTACGTGGGCGGCAACGTCAATCCGAGGGGCAACCTGCGCGACCTGCCCGTGGCCCTGGTCAACAGCGACGCCGGCGCCGACGCGGGCGGCCGGCGCGTCAACCTGGGCGAGCAGGTCGTCGCGGGGATCGAGAAGGCCGCCAAGGACGACAAGAGCTTCGACTGGCAGCTCGTCAGCCGCGAGGAGGCCGACAAGCTGCTGGGCCGGGGCAAGGTCTACGGCGCCCTCGTCATACCCGAGGACTTCTCCGCCACGGTGACCGCCCTCGCCGCCCCGCAGCCCGCACCCCAGGGCAAGGCCGCTCCGCCGACCCTGACCGTGCTGACCAACCAGGCCGCCGGCAGCATCGGCTCCTCCATGTCCTCCCAGGCCGCCCAGAAGGCCGCCCACGCCGCCTCCGCCCAGCTCGGCCAGGAACTCCTCAAGCAGGCCGGCGCCCAGAAGACCCCGCTGCCGACGGCTGCCCAGCTCAAGCTGGCCGACCCGGTGACGGTGACCGTCGCCGACGGCCACCCCCTCGGCTCCCGGAGCGCCATGGGGCTGAGCGCCTTCTACTACGCGCTGGTCCTGGTCGTCTGCGGCATGCTCGGCGCCAACCTCGTCAATTCCCAGGTCGACACCGCGCTCGGCTACGTGCACACCGACTTCGGCCCCTTCCGCAAGCGCGAACCCGTCCAGCACACCAGCCGCGTCCGCACCCTGGCCATCGGCATGACGCTCATGCTCGGCCTGTCCGTGCTCATGGGCACCCTGGTACAGGTCGCCACGGTCGGCATCCTCGACATGGACGCCTCCCACCTCGGCCTGCTGTGGGTCTACTCGGTCGCCACCATCGCGGTCGTCGGCATCGGCAGCCTGGCCCTGTTCGCCGCCTTCGGCACCCCCGGCATGCTGCTGGCCACCATCGTGTTCATCGCGATGGCCGTCCCCTCCTCCGGCGCCACCGTGCCCATCCAGGCGCTGCCCGGATTCTTCCGCGGCCTCGCCGAGTTCGAGCCGCTGCGCCAGGTCACCGAGGGGCTGCGCTCCCTGCTCTACTACGGAGCCCAGGCCGACGCCGGCCTGACCCGGGCGTGGGCCGCGATGGGGATCGCCCTCGTCACCGCGCTGGCCTTCGGCTTCGCCGTCGCCCACCTCTACGACCGGCGGGGACTGCACCGCATCCCCCGCCCGGATGCCGACACCGAGGCCGCGGTCCCCGCGACGAACGTCGTCGTCGACGCCGTGTAG
- a CDS encoding MerR family transcriptional regulator: protein MKISELSRRTGVPVASIKYFRRQGLLPAGRATAATLAEYGEEHAERLRLIKALTTLGGLSIAATRDVLGAVDQSHSSEGALGAISYALPVPVASQGPDGGEEEAEADATAGAEVAELLAALDWRAPDTSPHVKGLTAALRELRRLDAQYAPGELAAYARLAESVARLDLERAACLDDPVALAERAVIVFAICAPVFELLRRLAQEDQVRRRVARDGAGSAAPR, encoded by the coding sequence ATGAAGATCTCGGAGCTCAGCCGGCGGACCGGCGTGCCGGTGGCCAGCATCAAGTACTTCCGGCGGCAGGGTCTGCTGCCCGCGGGACGGGCGACCGCCGCGACCCTGGCCGAGTACGGGGAAGAGCACGCGGAGCGGCTGCGGCTGATCAAGGCACTGACCACGCTCGGGGGCCTGTCCATCGCCGCCACCCGTGACGTGCTCGGGGCCGTCGACCAGTCCCACAGCTCCGAGGGCGCCCTCGGAGCGATCAGCTACGCCCTGCCCGTGCCCGTGGCCTCCCAGGGCCCCGACGGCGGCGAGGAGGAGGCCGAGGCGGACGCGACCGCCGGGGCCGAGGTGGCGGAGCTGCTCGCGGCCCTGGACTGGCGGGCGCCCGACACGTCACCGCACGTGAAGGGGCTGACGGCGGCCCTCAGGGAGCTGCGCCGGCTGGACGCCCAGTACGCCCCGGGGGAGCTCGCCGCCTACGCGAGGCTGGCCGAGTCGGTGGCCCGGCTGGACCTGGAGCGCGCGGCCTGCCTCGACGACCCGGTGGCCCTGGCCGAGCGGGCGGTCATCGTCTTCGCGATCTGCGCCCCGGTGTTCGAGCTGCTGCGGCGCCTCGCCCAGGAGGACCAGGTCCGGCGCCGCGTCGCGCGCGACGGCGCCGGGTCCGCAGCGCCCCGGTAG